In one Acomys russatus chromosome X, mAcoRus1.1, whole genome shotgun sequence genomic region, the following are encoded:
- the Yipf6 gene encoding protein YIPF6 yields the protein MAEAEESPGEQETSPSKPLFAGLSDISISQDIPIEGEITIPVSARAHERNSSTLNESVRHTIMRDLKAVGKKFMHVLYPRKSNALLRDWDLWGPLILCVTLALMLQKNSMDGEKDGGPQFAEVFVVVWFGAVTITLNSKLLGGNISFFQSLCVLGYCILPLTVAMLICRLLLLAGQGPVNFMIRLFVVLVMFSWSVIASTAFLADSQPPNRKALAVYPVFLFYFVISWMILTFTP from the exons ATGGCGGAAGCGGAGGAGTCTCCTGGAGAACAGGAAACATCACCATCTAAGCCTTTG TTTGCTGGCCTTTCGGATATATCAATTTCCCAAGACATCCCAATAGAAGGCGAGATTACTATCCCAGTGAGTGCTCGTGCTCACGAACGGAACAGCTCCACACTAAATGAATCTGTCCGCCATACCATC atgcGTGATCTGAAAGCTGTGGGAAAGAAATTTATGCACGTTTTATATCCAAGGAAAAGCAATGCTCTATTAAGAGATT GGGATTTGTGGGGCCCATTAATACTCTGCGTAACACTTGCGTT GATGCTACAGAAAAATTCTATGGATGGAGAAAAAGATGGAGGACCACAGTTTGCAGAAGTATTTGTTGTCGTCTGGTTTGGAGCAGTCACCATCACACTCAATTCAAAACTTCTTGGCGGAAACAT TTCCTTCTTTCAgagcctctgtgtgctgggatacTGTATACTTCCTTTGACTGTTGCAATGCTGATTTGCCGCCTGCTGCTTTTGGCAGGGCAAGGACCAGTAAACTTCATGATTCGGCTTTTTGTGGTATTGGTGATGTTTAGTTGGTCTGTGATTG catCTACAGCCTTTCTCGCTGATAGCCAACCTCCAAACCGCAAAGCTCTGGCTGTGTATCCAGTCTTTTTATTCTACTTCGTCATCAGTTGGATGATACTCACATTCACTCCATAA